Genomic DNA from Pseudomonas helmanticensis:
GAAACGAGGCTGCGATCTTTTGATTTTGTTTTTTCAAGATCAAGATCAAAAGATCGCAGCCTCCGGCAGCTCCTACAGGGTGTACGTCATTATTTTTAACTGCCGATATTGGATTCCCACAATGGACCTGACCCCACGCGAAAAAGACAAGCTGCTGATCTTCACCGCCGGCCTCGTCGCCGAGCGGCGTTTGGCGCGCGGCGTGAAACTCAATTACCCGGAAGCCATGGCCTACATCTCCGCCGCGCTGCTCGAAGGCGCGCGTGACGGCCGGACTGTCGCCGAGCTGATGCACTTCGGCACCACCCTGCTCAGCCGCGAACAAGTGATGGAAGGCATCCCGGAAATGATTCCCGAGATCCAGGTCGAAGCGACGTTCCCCGACGGCACCAAACTGGTCACCGTCCACCAACCGATCGTCTGAGGCCGCGCCATGACTTACTCCATTCGCGATGCCATCCACGCCGACCTGCCGGCGATCCGTGACATCTACAACGACGCTGTGCTCAACACCACGGCGATCTGGAATGAACAGGCCGTCGACCTCGGCAATCGCCAGGCGTGGTTCAGCGCGCGTCAGGCCCAGGCCTACCCGATTCTGGTGATCGTCGACGCCGACAACACAGTGCTCGGCTACGCTTCGTTCGGTGACTGGCGACCGTTCGATGGCTTTCGCCATACCGTCGAGCACTCGGTATACGTGCGCAGCGATCAGCGTGGCAATGGACTCGGCCCGCAACTGATGACGGCGCTGATCGAGCGCGCCAGAACTTGCGACAAACACGTGATGGTCGCCGCCATTGAAAGCGGCAACGCCGCTTCGATTCGTCTGCACGAGCGCGCCGGTTTCGTCATCACCGGGCAGATGCCGCAGGTCGGCACCAAGTTCGGCCGCTGGCTCGACCTGACCTTCATGCAACTGACCCTCAATCCTGGCGCGGAGCCGCCTGACGCCAACAAGGAGTGACACCGATGAACGCCGCCCAACTGCGCCGCGTCAACGCTGAAAGTTTTGCCCACTATCGTCAGGGCCTGATTGATCTGCTGCTCGATGCCGTGGGCTACGGCGCCAGCGTCGGCTTCATGGCCGATCTCGATGCGGCTCAGGCGCGCGCGTATTTCGATGAGGTGCAGGACAGCGTCAACAAGGGCAGCGTATTGCTCTGGGTGGTCGTCAAGGACGAACAGGTGCAGGCCAGTGTGCAATTGGGTCTGTGCCAGAAGCGCAACGGTCTCAACCGCGCCGAGGTGCAGAAACTGCTGGTGCGCGAAAACGCGCGGCGGCGCGGTCTTGGCCAGCAATTGATGAGTGCGCTGGAACTCGAAGCGCCCAAGCACAAGCGCGGCATGCTCTACCTCGACACCGAGGCCGGCTCGCCCGCCGAAGATTTCTACAAGGCGTTGGGGTACACCCGCGCAGGTCAGATTCCCGATTACGCCTGCGACCCGACCGGCACGTATCGCCCGACCGCCCTCTATTTCAAGATTCTGCAAGGAGCCCAGTGATGATTCCTGGCGAATACCAGATCCAGCCCGGCGACATCGAACTCAACGTCGGCCGCCGCACTATCAGCCTGAAAGTCGCCAACAGCGGCGACCGGCCGATCCAGGTCGGCTCGCACTATCACTTTTTCGAAACCAACGACGCGCTGACCTTCGACCGCGCCGCGAGCCGTGGCATGCGCCTGAATATTCCCGCAGGCACTGCCGTGCGTTTTGAGCCGGGGCAGAGTCGCGAAGTCGAGCTGGTCGATTACGCCGGGCATCGCCGGGTGTTCGGGTTTGCCGGACGGATCATGGGCGACCTCTGACATCTGCATGCACCGCCGCCCCTCACCCCAGCCCTCTCCCGAGGGAGAGGGAGCCGAATGGGGGCTTTTCCGATCCTGAGTTCGACTCGATATTTCAGGTCGATGTCTGTCGGAAGAAACCCGCGATCAGTCCCCTCTCCCTCTGGGAGAGGGCTAGGGTGAGGGTTGATGGCTCACCACTATTTTCCTGAAGGACGCTGCATGAAAATCTCCAGACAAGCCTACGCCGACATGTTCGGCCCCACCGTCGGCGACAAGGTGCGCCTGGCCGATACCGAACTGTGGATCGAAGTCGAAAAAGACTTCACCACCTACGGCGAAGAAGTGAAATTCGGCGGCGGCAAAGTCATCCGCGACGGCCAGGGCCAAAGCCAGCTGCTCGCCGCCGAAGTGGTCGACACGCTAATCACCAACGCGCTGATCATCGACCACTGGGGCATCGTCAAAGCCGACGTCGGCCTCAAGGACGGGCGCATCTTCGCGATCGGCAAGGCCGGCAACCCCGACGTGCAGCCCAACGTCGACATCGCCATCGGCGCGAGTACCGAAGTGATTGCCGGTGAAGGCATGATCCTCACCGCTGGCGGCATCGACACGCACATCCACTTCATCTGCCCGCAGCAGATCGAAGAAGCGCTGATGAGTGGCGTCACCACCATGATCGGCGGCGGCACCGGCCCGGCCACGGGCACCAACGCCACAACGTGCACTTCGGGCCCGTGGCATCTGGCGCGCATGCTCCAGGCTGCCGATGCCTTCCCGATGAACATCGGCCTCACCGGCAAGGGCAACGCAAGCCTGCCGGAACCGCTGATCGAACAGGTCAAGGCCGGCGCCATCGGCCTCAAGCTGCATGAAGACTGGGGCACCACCCCGGCGAGCATCGACAACTGCCTGAGCGTCGCCGATCAGTTCGACGTGCAGGTGGCGATCCACACCGACACCCTCAACGAATCCGGTTTCGTCGAAACCACCCTCGGCGCGTTCAAGGGCCGCACCATCCATACCTATCACACCGAAGGTGCCGGTGGCGGCCACGCGCCGGACATCATCAAGGCCTGCGGTTTCCCCAATGTGCTGCCAAGTTCGACCAACCCGACACGGCCGTTCACCCGCAACACCATCGACGAACACCTCGACATGCTGATGGTCTGCCATCACCTCGACCCGAGCATCGCCGAAGACGTCGCGTTCGCCGAAAGCCGTATTCGCCGCGAAACGATTGCCGCCGAAGACATCCTTCACGACCTCGGCGCCTTCTCGATGATCAGCTCCGACAGCCAGGCCATGGGCCGCGTCGGCGAAGTCATCACGCGCACCTGGCAGACCGCCGACAAGATGAAAAAACAACGCGGCCCGCTGCCGCAGGACGGCGCAGGCAACGACAACTTCCGCGCCAAACGCTACATCGCCAAATACACGATCAATCCGGCGATCACCCATGGCATCAGCCATGAAGTCGGTTCGATCGAGGTTGGCAAATGGGCGGATCTGGTGCTCTGGCGTCCGGCGTTTTTCGGCGTCAAACCGACGCTGATTCTCAAGGGCGGCGCGATTGCCGCGAGCTTGATGGGCGACGCCAATGCCTCGATCCCGACACCGCAACCGGTGCATTACCGTCCGATGTTCGCCAGTTACGGTGGCTCGCTGCACGCCACCAGCCTGACCTTTATCAGCCAGGCGGCGCAGGAGGCCGGGTTGCCGGAAGCGTTGGGGTTGAAGAAGAAAATCGCCGTGGTGAAGGGGTGCCGTGATGTGCAGAAAACCGACCTGATTCACAACGACTATCTGCCGAACATTGATGTTGATCCGCAGACGTATCAGGTCAAGGCTGACGGCGTGTTGCTGTGGTGCGAGCCGGCGGAAACGTTACCGATGGCGCAGCGGTATTTCCTGTTCTAACCCAAAAAAGCCTTTCAAGATCCGCGAGTACAAGGGCCTGCGTATGCCGATCCCTGTAGGAGCTGCCGAAGGCTGCGATCTTTTGATCTTGATCTTAAAAAACAAGATCAAAAGATCGCAGCCTTCGGCAGCTCCTACAGGGGTTATTCGATTACCAAGCGTGCCAGGCGTTGTCTGAGCATACGGTTTTCGGCACGCAACTCGCGCACCTCTTCCAGCAGATCCAGCGCCAGAGCGACGCCTTCCCACTCCAGCTCCAGGTCATGCCGCAATTTCGCCGCACGCTTGGCCAGGGCCAGTTCGTAATCGGTGAAGCGCCATTCCCGGGGCTGCGCGCCCTGAGGTTCGAGGATGCCGTGTTCGACGATTTCTATCACGTAGACGTCCGACAAATCGGCCGCCTCACAGAATTCTGCCAGGTCCAGTTGAACGATCAGGGGGCTGCTCATGATGGGCTACTCCGTCGTCGAATTTAGAAGTTCTCTCGCGGATTGAAGGCGGCTTTCTTCGCCAGTTCCTGCCACAGCGCCTTGACCTCGTCGTCGGCCGCTTTTGGCATTACCGCTTTGAGCTGCACGAACAAATAACCTCG
This window encodes:
- the ureA gene encoding urease subunit gamma, translating into MDLTPREKDKLLIFTAGLVAERRLARGVKLNYPEAMAYISAALLEGARDGRTVAELMHFGTTLLSREQVMEGIPEMIPEIQVEATFPDGTKLVTVHQPIV
- a CDS encoding GNAT family N-acetyltransferase, translating into MTYSIRDAIHADLPAIRDIYNDAVLNTTAIWNEQAVDLGNRQAWFSARQAQAYPILVIVDADNTVLGYASFGDWRPFDGFRHTVEHSVYVRSDQRGNGLGPQLMTALIERARTCDKHVMVAAIESGNAASIRLHERAGFVITGQMPQVGTKFGRWLDLTFMQLTLNPGAEPPDANKE
- a CDS encoding GNAT family N-acetyltransferase; translation: MNAAQLRRVNAESFAHYRQGLIDLLLDAVGYGASVGFMADLDAAQARAYFDEVQDSVNKGSVLLWVVVKDEQVQASVQLGLCQKRNGLNRAEVQKLLVRENARRRGLGQQLMSALELEAPKHKRGMLYLDTEAGSPAEDFYKALGYTRAGQIPDYACDPTGTYRPTALYFKILQGAQ
- a CDS encoding urease subunit beta — protein: MIPGEYQIQPGDIELNVGRRTISLKVANSGDRPIQVGSHYHFFETNDALTFDRAASRGMRLNIPAGTAVRFEPGQSREVELVDYAGHRRVFGFAGRIMGDL
- the ureC gene encoding urease subunit alpha — its product is MKISRQAYADMFGPTVGDKVRLADTELWIEVEKDFTTYGEEVKFGGGKVIRDGQGQSQLLAAEVVDTLITNALIIDHWGIVKADVGLKDGRIFAIGKAGNPDVQPNVDIAIGASTEVIAGEGMILTAGGIDTHIHFICPQQIEEALMSGVTTMIGGGTGPATGTNATTCTSGPWHLARMLQAADAFPMNIGLTGKGNASLPEPLIEQVKAGAIGLKLHEDWGTTPASIDNCLSVADQFDVQVAIHTDTLNESGFVETTLGAFKGRTIHTYHTEGAGGGHAPDIIKACGFPNVLPSSTNPTRPFTRNTIDEHLDMLMVCHHLDPSIAEDVAFAESRIRRETIAAEDILHDLGAFSMISSDSQAMGRVGEVITRTWQTADKMKKQRGPLPQDGAGNDNFRAKRYIAKYTINPAITHGISHEVGSIEVGKWADLVLWRPAFFGVKPTLILKGGAIAASLMGDANASIPTPQPVHYRPMFASYGGSLHATSLTFISQAAQEAGLPEALGLKKKIAVVKGCRDVQKTDLIHNDYLPNIDVDPQTYQVKADGVLLWCEPAETLPMAQRYFLF
- a CDS encoding chaperone modulator CbpM, giving the protein MSSPLIVQLDLAEFCEAADLSDVYVIEIVEHGILEPQGAQPREWRFTDYELALAKRAAKLRHDLELEWEGVALALDLLEEVRELRAENRMLRQRLARLVIE